The stretch of DNA AAGGGCTAGCACGGTCCGATGGCGAAGAGGGAGTCCGCGTCCCATTCTGCATGGAGAGATTCTATTCCTTGCAGGGGGAGACGATCCGATGGAACGCGAACTCTGGCGGTTATTGTACCGTTTGGTGAAACAGTTGGACGTGGGATGGGGGAGTTGGAGGTACTCCACCGGCGACATCGTGGTGGTTTACCTGTGGGCGGTGGTCCACGACCGCCCCACCGCCTGGGCCGCGTGCCCCGAGAACTGGCCCACCGACCTCTGCCCTCAACCTTTGCCGACGCAAGGCACGCTGAGCCGACGCTTGCGTAAGCCCGCTTGCGTGCTGCTGCTGACGGCCGTGGAGCAGCGGCTGATCGGGCTGCTGAACCTGGGCCAGGGGATCGTCAAGAAGATCGATGGCAAGGCGCTCGCGGTGAGTCTGGTGAGCAAGGACCCCGACGCGGGCTACGGCCGTGGCGCCGGGGGCAAGCAGCTGGGCTACAAGCTGCATGTGATCTGGGGCGATGGGCCGATGCCGCTGGCCTGGGACCTCTCACCGATGAACGTCAGCGAGAAACGCGTGGCCCGCTGGTTGATCGAAGGGCTTGCCGGCGGCGGTTACCTGCTGGCGGACACCGAGTACGACGCCAACCCGCTCTACGACGCGGCCCAAGCCGAAGGGTTTCAGCTGGTGGCGAAGAAACGCAAGGGGAAAGGCTTGGGCCACCAACGACATTCGCCCAGTCGGCTGCGGAGCATCGAGCTGTTGGGGACGGCGTTCGGGGCGGCTCTCTACCGCCAGCGGACGGCGATCGAGACCTCCTTCGGGACGCTGGTCACCTTCGGCGGCGGGCTCGCCTCGCTCCCCGCCTGGGTCCGACGCTTCCACCGCGTCCGACACTGGGTCCAGGCCAAGCTCCTTATCGCCGGAACCCGCTCGCTCGCAAAGAACCCTCAGCTACTAGTTGCATAATCCTGTGACGCTTACGGCTCGCCGCCGATTGTTCAGTTCCTCACCACCCGCCGCNCGCGTGGCCCGCTGGTTGATCGAAGGGCTTGCCGGCGGCGGTTACCTGCTGGCGGACACCGAGTACGACGCCAACCCGCTCTACGACGCGGCCCAAGCCGAAGGGTTTCAGCTGGTGGCGAAGAAACGCAAGGGGAAAGGCTTGGGCCACCAACGACATTCGCCCAGTCGGCTGCGGAGCATCGAGCTGTTGGGGACGGCGTTCGGGGCGGCTCTCTA from Botrimarina mediterranea encodes:
- a CDS encoding transposase; translated protein: MERELWRLLYRLVKQLDVGWGSWRYSTGDIVVVYLWAVVHDRPTAWAACPENWPTDLCPQPLPTQGTLSRRLRKPACVLLLTAVEQRLIGLLNLGQGIVKKIDGKALAVSLVSKDPDAGYGRGAGGKQLGYKLHVIWGDGPMPLAWDLSPMNVSEKRVARWLIEGLAGGGYLLADTEYDANPLYDAAQAEGFQLVAKKRKGKGLGHQRHSPSRLRSIELLGTAFGAALYRQRTAIETSFGTLVTFGGGLASLPAWVRRFHRVRHWVQAKLLIAGTRSLAKNPQLLVA
- a CDS encoding transposase produces the protein MARWLIEGLAGGGYLLADTEYDANPLYDAAQAEGFQLVAKKRKGKGLGHQRHSPSRLRSIELLGTAFGAALYRQRTAIETSFGTLVTFGGGLASLPAWVRRFHRVRHWVQAKLLIAGTRSLAKNPQLLVA